A portion of the Deinococcus peraridilitoris DSM 19664 genome contains these proteins:
- a CDS encoding 5-formyltetrahydrofolate cyclo-ligase, which produces MAELIKPGQLRDEIWGTLMRARAVGYPLPPHGHHPNFTGATDATRALLGHPTLGALRTLIVGPERVLYTLRKLALQQGKVLYVPDQRREGWYVRLEHQPKGAELKHMSKLGEPRLHPEDAQGVVLACVAVDQTGARLSKGFGWGAAGLKLGLPEFTLAHPLMLREELPCVADSRVELIATPGKVWSPLSTS; this is translated from the coding sequence ATGGCCGAGCTCATCAAGCCAGGGCAACTGCGCGACGAAATCTGGGGCACGCTGATGCGGGCGCGGGCCGTCGGCTATCCTCTGCCGCCTCACGGACACCATCCGAACTTCACCGGCGCGACTGACGCGACGCGTGCGCTGCTGGGTCATCCGACGCTGGGAGCACTGCGGACACTGATCGTCGGTCCCGAGCGGGTCCTGTATACCTTGCGCAAACTGGCGCTGCAGCAGGGCAAGGTGCTGTACGTACCCGATCAGCGGCGCGAAGGCTGGTATGTGCGCTTGGAACACCAACCGAAGGGCGCCGAGCTCAAGCACATGTCCAAACTCGGCGAACCCAGACTGCACCCCGAAGACGCGCAGGGCGTGGTGCTGGCCTGTGTGGCCGTCGATCAGACCGGGGCGCGTCTTTCCAAGGGGTTCGGGTGGGGTGCTGCCGGGCTGAAGCTCGGTCTGCCCGAGTTCACGCTGGCCCATCCGCTGATGCTGCGCGAGGAACTGCCTTGCGTGGCCGACTCGCGGGTGGAACTCATCGCTACGCCCGGAAAAGTCTGGTCTCCGCTCAGCACGTCCTGA
- the cobA gene encoding uroporphyrinogen-III C-methyltransferase, giving the protein MTAQARDDDPTFRPSRAFVSLIGAGPGDPGLLTLRGKAALEAADVVLYDYLAAGELLQFCPRAERIDVGKKGYSEYVSQEDINALMVLKAQQDGGKRVARLKGGDVFVFGRGGEEAQACRAAGVPFEVVPGVTSAIAAPAYAGIPVTHRGLASSFAVITGREKEGDALYGNLSGVDTLVLLMGVRNLDSVAQKLIDTGRSPATPAATVQWGTTSRQRVARGTLSTIAEEVARAGLEAPAVTVVGEVASLRDTLQWFDTSPLFGRTVVVTRTQERNSALADVLRLRGAQVVELPLIRHEKTGDPGTLYRALSQLHSFDWTLLTSQQAVHELFWHLEEMGQDARAFGRGRVAAVGPATARALEARGIRADFTPATPGAAHLGRELPARPGSRLLHLASHRAEDALEEALSARGLNVERVELYRTEPREPDEAALRALHSADVVTLASGSAARALAEVAGTKYRVAVMGPQTEKAAREAGFSAITLAREASLDALADAAAQVVTARFE; this is encoded by the coding sequence ATGACGGCCCAAGCGCGTGACGACGACCCGACATTCCGGCCCTCGCGGGCATTCGTTTCCCTGATCGGTGCGGGTCCTGGTGACCCGGGTCTGCTCACGCTGCGCGGCAAGGCCGCCCTGGAAGCGGCGGATGTGGTCCTCTACGATTACCTCGCGGCAGGCGAACTGCTGCAGTTCTGTCCGCGGGCCGAGCGCATCGATGTCGGCAAGAAAGGCTACAGCGAGTATGTGTCGCAGGAGGACATCAATGCGCTGATGGTTCTCAAGGCCCAGCAGGACGGTGGCAAGCGCGTCGCGCGCCTCAAGGGCGGCGACGTGTTCGTCTTCGGGCGGGGCGGTGAGGAAGCGCAGGCGTGCCGGGCTGCGGGCGTGCCTTTCGAGGTCGTTCCGGGTGTAACGAGTGCCATCGCCGCGCCCGCGTACGCGGGCATTCCGGTGACGCACCGGGGGCTGGCTTCTTCGTTTGCGGTCATCACCGGGCGGGAAAAGGAAGGAGACGCCCTTTACGGCAACCTGTCCGGCGTGGACACGCTGGTGCTGCTGATGGGCGTGCGCAATCTGGACAGCGTCGCTCAGAAGCTGATCGACACCGGTCGCTCGCCGGCTACGCCCGCAGCCACCGTGCAGTGGGGCACCACTTCCCGACAGCGGGTCGCGCGCGGCACGCTGTCGACCATTGCCGAGGAAGTCGCGCGCGCCGGGCTGGAGGCGCCCGCCGTGACCGTGGTGGGCGAGGTCGCCAGCCTGCGCGACACGCTGCAGTGGTTTGACACCTCTCCCCTGTTCGGCAGGACGGTCGTGGTGACCCGCACGCAGGAGCGCAACAGCGCCCTCGCCGATGTGCTGCGCCTTCGTGGCGCGCAGGTGGTGGAACTGCCGCTCATTCGCCACGAGAAAACGGGAGATCCGGGCACGCTGTACCGCGCGCTGTCGCAGCTTCACTCGTTTGATTGGACGTTGCTGACCTCCCAGCAGGCCGTCCACGAACTGTTCTGGCACCTGGAAGAAATGGGACAGGACGCCCGCGCTTTTGGTCGTGGCCGCGTGGCCGCGGTGGGGCCGGCCACCGCGCGGGCCCTGGAGGCACGCGGCATCCGTGCGGACTTCACGCCCGCGACCCCCGGCGCGGCGCACCTGGGACGTGAGTTGCCCGCCCGCCCGGGTTCACGCCTGCTGCACCTGGCGTCCCACCGGGCCGAGGACGCCCTGGAAGAGGCACTGAGCGCGCGGGGGCTGAACGTGGAGCGCGTGGAACTCTACCGCACCGAGCCACGCGAGCCCGACGAGGCGGCCCTGCGGGCCCTGCACAGCGCGGACGTGGTGACCCTGGCTTCAGGCAGTGCGGCGCGCGCGCTCGCAGAGGTGGCCGGTACGAAGTACCGGGTGGCGGTGATGGGACCGCAAACCGAGAAAGCCGCGCGCGAGGCGGGCTTCTCGGCGATCACGCTGGCACGCGAGGCCAGCCTGGACGCGCTCGCTGACGCTGCAGCGCAGGTGGTGACCGCCCGTTTCGAGTAA
- a CDS encoding acyltransferase gives MPWLRALSIPHHAQSEFSSLLRDLDAQLRDPTTDRNVLVRDLLAQFLYGRSYEALHADAPIAALNCDPRNVTLEAEYYEATDPEKFARVKPLLWLWKNFDLSPGGQSATFGIAFREVLARHVFRRVGRNFKCWQHVEFSVGYNMDVGDDVVVHRHVLLDDIGGIVLHDGVSISDYANVYSHSHSVLDMPDVTLRTTVLGRRARVTYHATVLAGSVISDDAMVATGALVRGPIPPHAIAMGVPARVSRFKDRAPFEGYQVDSRRDAPDEGRKANLDFPGPTPAQTRTSEPQAAADHQRDQTPERGLEDYAPKS, from the coding sequence ATGCCGTGGTTGCGCGCCCTCTCGATTCCCCATCATGCCCAGAGTGAGTTCTCCTCTTTGCTCCGTGACCTCGACGCGCAGCTTCGTGATCCCACCACCGACCGCAACGTGCTCGTGCGCGATCTGCTGGCCCAGTTCCTGTACGGCCGGAGCTACGAGGCGCTGCACGCCGACGCACCCATTGCGGCACTCAACTGCGACCCGCGCAACGTCACCCTGGAAGCCGAGTACTACGAGGCCACCGACCCCGAAAAGTTCGCGCGCGTGAAACCGCTGCTGTGGCTGTGGAAGAACTTCGATCTGTCACCCGGCGGACAGAGCGCGACGTTCGGCATTGCTTTTCGGGAAGTGCTGGCCCGCCATGTCTTTCGGCGCGTCGGACGCAACTTCAAGTGCTGGCAGCATGTCGAGTTCAGCGTCGGCTACAACATGGACGTCGGCGACGACGTGGTGGTGCACCGCCATGTCCTGCTCGACGACATCGGGGGCATCGTGCTGCACGACGGTGTGTCGATCAGCGACTACGCCAACGTGTACAGCCACAGCCACAGCGTCCTTGACATGCCCGACGTGACCTTGCGCACGACCGTACTGGGTCGCCGGGCGCGCGTCACGTATCACGCCACCGTGCTGGCCGGCAGCGTCATCAGCGACGACGCGATGGTGGCGACGGGCGCTTTGGTACGCGGCCCGATTCCGCCGCATGCCATCGCCATGGGTGTACCCGCACGCGTCTCGCGCTTCAAGGACCGCGCGCCTTTTGAGGGCTACCAGGTCGACAGCCGCCGCGACGCGCCCGACGAAGGCCGCAAGGCCAACCTGGATTTCCCAGGGCCCACCCCGGCCCAGACCCGCACCAGCGAACCGCAGGCAGCGGCAGACCATCAGCGCGATCAGACTCCCGAGCGCGGTCTGGAAGACTACGCTCCCAAGAGCTGA
- the hemC gene encoding hydroxymethylbilane synthase: MTGFGSDAGPTSSSRKRAITIGTRGSALALAQTRWVVARLKEEWPETEFRIQTIQTHGDKDRRSLSQAVKGDKGFWVGEIEQALLASRIDIAVHSLKDLPTEQPEGLEVSSVPKRVDARDVLIGKEGLKSLGALPPGARIGTSSIRRKAFLRAFRPDLEVKDLRGNVDSRIAALAGDEYDAIILAAAGLIRLDFRNRIDEFVAPDVLLPAPGQGALALETRSDDDLSIELAYAIHDRATDDRTVAEREFLAGLGAGCMAPVGALANIKGGTLTLEGWIGSLDGTTVIKATIEGDPEECADLGAQLAEDMLAQGAGPLIAAAKAELS, translated from the coding sequence ATGACCGGCTTTGGCAGCGACGCAGGCCCGACGAGCAGCTCCCGCAAACGTGCGATCACCATTGGCACCCGCGGCAGCGCGCTCGCCCTCGCCCAGACCCGCTGGGTGGTGGCACGGCTGAAAGAGGAGTGGCCCGAAACCGAATTTCGCATTCAGACCATCCAGACCCACGGCGACAAGGACCGCCGTTCACTTTCACAGGCCGTGAAAGGTGACAAGGGATTTTGGGTCGGAGAAATCGAGCAGGCCCTGCTGGCCAGCCGTATTGACATCGCCGTGCACAGCCTCAAGGACCTGCCGACCGAGCAGCCCGAAGGCCTGGAAGTCTCGTCGGTCCCCAAGCGCGTGGACGCCCGCGACGTATTGATTGGAAAAGAAGGACTCAAGAGCCTCGGCGCCCTGCCTCCCGGGGCGCGCATCGGTACGTCGAGCATTCGCCGCAAGGCCTTTTTGCGGGCTTTCCGACCGGATCTGGAAGTCAAGGACCTGCGCGGCAACGTCGATTCCCGGATCGCCGCCCTGGCCGGTGACGAGTACGACGCGATCATCCTGGCCGCTGCCGGGCTGATCCGGCTGGATTTCCGCAACCGCATCGACGAGTTCGTGGCGCCCGACGTGCTGCTGCCGGCCCCCGGTCAGGGCGCCCTGGCGCTCGAAACGCGCAGTGACGACGATCTCTCGATCGAACTGGCCTACGCCATTCACGACCGCGCGACCGACGACCGTACAGTCGCCGAGCGTGAGTTTCTGGCGGGTCTGGGTGCCGGCTGCATGGCCCCGGTGGGCGCGCTGGCCAACATCAAGGGGGGCACGCTCACGCTGGAAGGCTGGATTGGCAGCCTGGACGGAACCACGGTCATCAAGGCCACCATCGAGGGCGATCCTGAGGAGTGTGCCGACCTAGGCGCGCAGCTGGCCGAGGACATGCTGGCGCAAGGCGCGGGTCCCCTGATCGCCGCGGCCAAAGCCGAACTGTCCTGA
- the hemA gene encoding glutamyl-tRNA reductase → MSSPLDFAVIGLNHKTAPLGVRERASVLPQEQEAILSHLARHADEVMLLSTCNRTEVYLASVHGDPLSAFEGAWGQALRPYLYLYEGDEAVRHLYRVAAGLDSLVIGETQIQGQVKRAWQDASTQSLTGALLNKAAQGALRAGKRVRSETGVSDKVLSVSSAAVELAQNIFGAREHGVKDTLAGRTAMIIGAGETAELTLTHLRAAGIENVIVVNRTVERARALADKLGGQACPVELVQEVLPRTDVVIASAAAPHYVLWPDLVSASLSARAHPMFLIDISMPRIIDPACASVPGAYLYNLDDLTRIVERNLAERLSFVPRADAIVEEEVGNLRRWWSFRTTKRTLAASC, encoded by the coding sequence GTGAGCTCACCGCTTGATTTCGCGGTGATCGGTCTGAACCACAAGACCGCGCCCCTGGGCGTCCGCGAGCGGGCCAGCGTGCTGCCGCAGGAGCAGGAAGCCATTCTGTCCCACCTCGCGCGTCACGCCGATGAGGTGATGCTGCTGTCGACCTGCAACCGCACCGAGGTTTACCTGGCGTCCGTGCACGGTGACCCGCTTTCGGCCTTTGAAGGTGCCTGGGGTCAGGCCCTGCGCCCTTACCTGTACCTCTATGAGGGCGACGAGGCCGTCCGTCATCTGTACCGCGTCGCGGCAGGTCTCGACAGTCTGGTAATCGGTGAGACGCAGATTCAGGGGCAGGTCAAGCGTGCCTGGCAGGACGCCAGCACCCAGTCGCTGACCGGCGCGCTGCTCAACAAAGCAGCCCAGGGTGCGCTGCGCGCCGGCAAGCGCGTGCGCAGCGAGACCGGCGTGTCCGACAAGGTGCTGAGCGTGTCGAGTGCGGCCGTCGAATTGGCGCAAAACATCTTCGGCGCGCGCGAGCACGGCGTCAAGGACACGCTGGCCGGCCGCACCGCCATGATCATCGGCGCGGGAGAGACGGCCGAGCTTACCCTGACCCACCTGCGCGCCGCGGGCATCGAGAACGTCATCGTCGTGAACCGCACGGTGGAACGCGCACGGGCGCTGGCCGACAAGCTCGGCGGGCAGGCCTGCCCCGTCGAGCTGGTTCAGGAAGTCCTGCCGCGCACCGACGTGGTGATCGCCTCGGCGGCCGCTCCGCACTACGTGCTGTGGCCGGACCTTGTGTCAGCGTCGCTGTCCGCAAGAGCGCACCCGATGTTCCTCATCGACATCAGCATGCCGCGCATCATCGATCCGGCCTGTGCCAGCGTGCCCGGAGCTTACCTGTATAACCTCGACGACCTGACCCGCATCGTCGAGCGCAATCTGGCCGAGCGGCTCTCGTTTGTGCCAAGGGCCGACGCCATTGTGGAAGAGGAAGTCGGCAACTTGAGACGCTGGTGGAGCTTCCGGACCACAAAACGGACGCTGGCTGCGTCCTGCTGA
- a CDS encoding YbfB/YjiJ family MFS transporter — MQLSPGRSSPLLSAFGLALGVVVALGFARFAYALFVPAMRADLGWSYTTAGSLNTANAAGYLLGAILSAGLLARVPARAVFLGGMLMTAVALLCTAPSTSLVWLLCIRALAGLGGALTFTAGGVLAARVASRAPSSSSGTVLSVYYAGGGLGILTSGLVLPGFLARYGPGAWPAGWLGLGILGLLALLVAAWAVPPSDKTGPPAVTGPRVVRWRSLLPAFMAYALFACGYIAYMTFAVALLRTREATDTQVTLFWMTLGASSMVAPLVWGRMLQRVQGGGALAMLMFTLSLGAALPVVWSSTLASLFSAVLFGGTFLSVVAATTALVRHHLPPHDWSAGIAAFTVVFAVFQMVGPVLAGWAADLSGGLSVGLGSSAALLLLGAVIALGQQAPAPSGSPH; from the coding sequence ATGCAGCTGTCCCCCGGCAGGTCTTCACCACTCCTTTCGGCATTTGGTCTGGCGCTGGGTGTGGTCGTGGCCCTGGGCTTCGCCCGCTTTGCCTATGCGCTGTTCGTGCCGGCCATGCGCGCTGATCTGGGCTGGTCCTACACCACGGCCGGCAGCCTGAACACCGCGAACGCCGCCGGCTACCTGCTGGGGGCCATTCTTTCGGCCGGGCTGCTTGCCCGGGTACCGGCGAGAGCGGTTTTTCTGGGGGGCATGCTGATGACGGCCGTCGCGCTGCTGTGCACCGCGCCGAGCACGTCGCTCGTGTGGCTCTTGTGTATTCGCGCCCTGGCCGGGCTGGGGGGCGCGCTGACGTTCACGGCAGGGGGTGTGCTGGCCGCGCGGGTGGCGTCAAGGGCGCCGTCGTCGTCGAGTGGCACGGTCCTGAGCGTCTATTACGCCGGAGGTGGCCTGGGCATTCTGACTTCGGGCCTGGTGCTTCCCGGATTTCTGGCAAGGTACGGTCCAGGTGCCTGGCCCGCCGGGTGGCTCGGTCTGGGCATTCTCGGATTGCTGGCACTGCTGGTGGCAGCCTGGGCCGTGCCCCCTTCGGACAAGACCGGCCCACCCGCGGTCACCGGACCGCGGGTGGTGAGGTGGCGCTCCCTGTTGCCGGCCTTCATGGCGTACGCACTCTTTGCCTGCGGATACATCGCATACATGACCTTTGCAGTCGCCCTGCTGCGCACGCGTGAAGCCACGGACACCCAGGTTACCCTGTTCTGGATGACCCTGGGCGCTTCCAGCATGGTGGCACCGCTGGTGTGGGGCCGCATGCTGCAGCGTGTTCAGGGTGGAGGGGCGCTGGCGATGCTGATGTTCACCCTGTCGCTGGGTGCGGCCCTGCCGGTGGTCTGGAGCTCCACCTTGGCTTCGCTGTTCTCGGCGGTGCTGTTCGGCGGTACGTTTTTATCGGTGGTCGCGGCCACCACCGCCCTGGTCCGTCACCACCTGCCACCGCACGACTGGAGTGCGGGCATCGCGGCCTTCACCGTGGTCTTCGCGGTTTTTCAGATGGTGGGTCCGGTGCTGGCTGGCTGGGCAGCCGATTTGTCCGGGGGGCTGTCGGTGGGCCTGGGAAGCTCGGCAGCGCTGCTGCTGCTGGGAGCCGTGATTGCCCTGGGGCAACAGGCGCCCGCGCCGAGCGGTTCACCGCACTGA
- a CDS encoding discoidin domain-containing protein: MSKTAASAFTSTRFATIGGLLSCALLLAGCGSTSAPVPSAAHQQTVSTLAFNTVGVEASSSNTGYAPVQSIDGDLATRWSANGLGSWIRYDLGEARSVGGIQIAFYRGANRKATVDVEVSADGTTWSKVLAGTQSSGTTDALESFDFPGTTSARFVRIVNLGNTENTAISLTEVRFLEVEALIPAAVSASAANSGYPAANSVDGKLDTWWSANGVGQWVRYDFGKSTTLDNVSIAFLKGNVRKASFDVEVSADAASWTKVITNGQSSGTTLAAQTFTFPATGARYLRVVNLGNTENTAAAYTEVSFTTTSPTGLYVAPVVEVAPAPAPVLPTFKSFYVDGANGSDSNDGLTPATAWKSLSKANAAVLAPGESLLFKRGTSYSGTLSAKWSGTSTNPITIGAYGEGANPWIRSGSTSVNISGQFQVLEHLQVTTNSIPGPNPNAVNCKTTPMGWRTGFMFASGSSDNTVRHSLGTGLTAAIHFAEGSSNNNAFHNRLVNNTIMSANTPPAQKYDDDSGAWGVLLNGDNNEIAYNYFEGNTACSEDYGVEGASLEIYKGSNNNMHHNTSINDTTFTELGGNSSKWASNNRFEFNLYAPMNTNGRGEALVIRGRKSSWGANPGTVFNNNTVYNSNLGVFCGEGCAPDILSMHNNVIVTRAGATKDTLWTDGAFDQSNNVFWQLDGQYKVTIAGVKDRNRIGSSFWGDPKFTSPAALDFTRLLGAPLPSAGVFPQ, translated from the coding sequence ATGTCAAAAACCGCTGCTTCCGCCTTCACTTCCACGCGCTTCGCCACCATCGGTGGACTGCTCAGCTGCGCCCTGCTCCTCGCCGGCTGTGGATCGACCAGCGCCCCGGTGCCCAGTGCCGCTCATCAGCAGACGGTGAGCACGCTGGCCTTCAACACTGTCGGCGTCGAAGCCAGCTCCAGCAACACCGGTTACGCACCCGTGCAAAGCATTGATGGTGACTTGGCAACACGCTGGAGTGCGAACGGTCTGGGTTCGTGGATTCGCTACGACCTTGGTGAGGCGCGCAGCGTGGGTGGAATTCAGATTGCCTTTTACCGCGGCGCCAACCGTAAGGCCACCGTTGACGTAGAAGTCAGCGCCGACGGCACGACCTGGTCCAAAGTGCTGGCAGGCACCCAGTCGAGCGGCACCACCGACGCCCTCGAGTCGTTCGATTTCCCCGGCACCACCTCGGCCCGCTTCGTGCGCATCGTGAACCTCGGCAACACCGAAAACACGGCCATCAGCCTGACCGAAGTGCGTTTCCTGGAAGTCGAAGCCCTGATTCCCGCCGCCGTGAGCGCCAGTGCCGCCAACTCGGGCTACCCGGCCGCCAATAGTGTTGACGGCAAACTCGACACTTGGTGGAGTGCCAACGGCGTGGGCCAGTGGGTTCGCTATGACTTCGGCAAGAGCACGACACTCGACAACGTTTCGATCGCCTTCCTGAAGGGCAACGTCCGTAAGGCCAGCTTCGACGTCGAAGTCAGCGCGGACGCGGCTTCCTGGACCAAGGTCATCACGAACGGGCAGTCCTCGGGCACCACCCTCGCTGCGCAGACCTTCACTTTTCCGGCCACGGGCGCCCGCTACCTGCGCGTCGTGAACCTCGGCAACACCGAAAACACCGCCGCTGCCTACACCGAAGTGAGCTTTACCACGACCAGCCCCACCGGCCTGTACGTGGCTCCGGTCGTCGAAGTCGCACCGGCCCCGGCGCCCGTGCTGCCCACCTTCAAGTCCTTTTACGTCGACGGCGCCAACGGCAGCGACAGCAACGACGGCCTGACTCCCGCAACGGCCTGGAAGAGCCTCAGTAAAGCCAACGCGGCCGTACTTGCTCCCGGTGAGTCGCTGCTCTTCAAGCGCGGCACGAGCTACAGCGGTACCCTGAGCGCCAAGTGGAGCGGCACCAGCACCAACCCGATCACCATCGGTGCGTACGGCGAAGGCGCCAACCCCTGGATTCGCAGCGGCAGCACCTCGGTGAACATCAGCGGTCAGTTCCAGGTGCTCGAGCACCTGCAGGTCACCACCAACAGCATTCCCGGCCCCAACCCGAATGCCGTCAACTGCAAGACCACGCCGATGGGCTGGCGCACTGGCTTCATGTTTGCCAGCGGGTCGAGCGACAACACCGTGCGCCACAGCCTCGGAACCGGCCTGACCGCCGCGATTCACTTCGCCGAAGGCTCCAGCAACAACAACGCGTTCCACAACCGCCTGGTGAACAACACTATCATGAGCGCCAACACCCCTCCCGCGCAGAAGTACGACGACGACAGTGGCGCCTGGGGTGTGCTCCTGAACGGGGACAACAACGAGATCGCCTACAACTACTTCGAAGGCAACACCGCCTGCAGCGAAGACTACGGTGTCGAAGGTGCCTCGCTGGAAATCTACAAGGGCAGCAACAACAACATGCACCACAACACCTCGATCAACGACACCACCTTCACTGAACTGGGCGGCAACAGCAGCAAGTGGGCCAGCAACAACCGCTTCGAATTCAACCTCTACGCGCCCATGAACACCAACGGGCGTGGTGAAGCGCTCGTCATCCGTGGACGCAAGAGCAGCTGGGGCGCGAACCCCGGAACGGTCTTCAACAACAACACCGTCTACAACAGCAACCTGGGTGTCTTCTGCGGTGAAGGCTGCGCTCCTGACATCCTGTCCATGCACAACAACGTGATCGTCACGCGTGCCGGTGCGACCAAAGACACCCTCTGGACCGACGGCGCCTTTGACCAGAGCAACAACGTCTTCTGGCAGCTTGACGGTCAGTACAAAGTCACCATCGCCGGTGTCAAGGACCGCAACCGCATCGGAAGCAGCTTCTGGGGCGATCCCAAGTTCACCAGCCCCGCCGCGCTCGACTTCACCCGTCTGCTCGGCGCCCCACTGCCCTCCGCCGGCGTCTTCCCCCAGTAA
- a CDS encoding nitric oxide synthase oxygenase translates to MEARRADFSPDPGHQGVPSGESLIREARRFLRVVYAEQGWSGWAARWSEVRAEIQRTACWTPTSAELTYGAKLAWRNSARCVGRSYWPSLVVRDLRTVTRPDEVFAHLVTHLHDAWNGGQIRALMSVFGPGVRVVNDQLIRYAGYCQADGTVLGDPKNAELTRYLQHLGWSGGPGTPFDVLPIAIESHGSVKFYELPADAVREVPLSHPDFAWFTELGLKWHALPVISDLRLEMGGLRFACAPFSGWYLQTEIAARNLADADRYHQLPAVARGMGLDTRRARTLWQDRALVELNVAVLHSFDAAGVKISDHHTVTRHFVRFEERERQAGRRVAGRWSWLVPPLSPATTPVYHRRYEDRHDNPNFYPQTRLWAPSRRQAPARCPFHVPRDP, encoded by the coding sequence GTGGAAGCCCGCCGAGCCGATTTCTCGCCTGATCCCGGTCATCAGGGCGTACCTTCGGGCGAGTCTCTGATCCGAGAAGCGCGACGATTCCTCCGCGTGGTCTATGCGGAGCAGGGCTGGAGCGGCTGGGCGGCGCGCTGGAGCGAGGTGCGAGCCGAGATTCAGCGCACCGCATGCTGGACGCCCACCAGCGCAGAGCTGACTTACGGGGCCAAGCTGGCCTGGCGCAACAGCGCCCGCTGTGTGGGCCGTTCGTACTGGCCGTCGCTGGTAGTGCGCGATCTGCGCACCGTGACCCGGCCCGACGAGGTCTTTGCACATCTGGTGACTCATCTGCACGACGCCTGGAACGGTGGCCAGATTCGGGCGCTCATGAGCGTCTTCGGGCCGGGAGTGCGCGTCGTCAACGACCAGCTCATCCGCTACGCCGGGTACTGTCAGGCCGATGGAACAGTGCTGGGCGACCCGAAAAATGCCGAGCTGACCCGGTATCTGCAGCACCTGGGCTGGTCGGGCGGACCTGGCACGCCGTTCGACGTGTTGCCCATCGCCATCGAGTCCCACGGCAGCGTAAAGTTCTACGAGCTGCCCGCAGACGCGGTACGGGAGGTGCCCCTTTCGCACCCGGACTTTGCCTGGTTTACGGAGTTGGGCCTGAAGTGGCATGCCTTGCCGGTGATCAGCGACCTGCGCCTGGAAATGGGCGGGCTCCGTTTTGCCTGCGCGCCCTTCAGCGGCTGGTACCTGCAGACCGAAATTGCGGCGCGCAATCTGGCCGACGCGGACCGTTACCATCAATTGCCCGCCGTCGCGCGGGGGATGGGCCTCGATACTCGTCGGGCACGCACGCTCTGGCAGGACCGCGCGCTGGTGGAGCTCAACGTCGCGGTGTTGCACTCCTTTGATGCGGCTGGGGTCAAGATCAGCGATCACCACACGGTCACGCGTCACTTCGTGCGCTTCGAGGAGCGCGAGCGCCAGGCAGGCCGTCGGGTGGCAGGCCGCTGGAGCTGGCTCGTCCCGCCACTTTCGCCTGCCACCACGCCGGTGTATCACCGACGCTACGAAGACCGCCACGACAACCCGAACTTTTATCCGCAAACCCGTCTGTGGGCGCCTTCACGGCGCCAGGCGCCTGCCCGGTGTCCCTTTCATGTTCCCCGAGACCCCTGA
- a CDS encoding precorrin-2 dehydrogenase/sirohydrochlorin ferrochelatase family protein → MTLYPVFFDLRGQRAVVVGAGEVALRKTRGLLAADALVTVIAPEVHRDFESLDVNILARGYQQGDLQGARLIFACTSQPDVNDEVAAHARALGVFCNHASSPERGDLRLGAVLIQGPLQVAVNSGAELPHLAQALRDKLSHCLPTDLPIPAWSARREAALTLPEPQRALVLSTLKAEIRKAVGL, encoded by the coding sequence GTGACGCTGTACCCGGTGTTTTTCGACTTGAGGGGCCAGCGAGCGGTCGTGGTCGGCGCGGGCGAGGTGGCCCTCCGGAAGACCCGGGGGCTGCTGGCCGCCGACGCGCTCGTGACCGTGATCGCACCCGAAGTGCACCGCGACTTCGAAAGTCTGGATGTGAACATTCTTGCGCGAGGCTATCAGCAAGGCGACCTGCAGGGCGCCCGGCTGATCTTTGCCTGCACGAGCCAGCCAGACGTGAACGACGAGGTGGCTGCCCACGCGCGCGCACTGGGTGTCTTTTGCAACCACGCCTCATCTCCGGAACGCGGCGACCTGCGGCTGGGCGCAGTCCTGATCCAGGGTCCGCTGCAGGTGGCCGTCAACAGCGGCGCTGAATTGCCGCACCTCGCCCAGGCCCTGCGGGACAAGCTGAGCCACTGCCTGCCCACCGATTTGCCCATCCCTGCCTGGAGCGCCCGGCGCGAAGCCGCCCTGACCCTGCCCGAACCGCAGCGGGCGCTGGTGCTTTCTACCCTCAAAGCCGAAATCCGCAAGGCGGTCGGGCTGTGA